In Vibrio sp. JC009, a single window of DNA contains:
- the dsbB gene encoding disulfide bond formation protein DsbB yields MNFLASLKSFSRSRLSWLLLLFWVLFFLGCAFSFQHLMLLAPCVMCIYERVAMIGIGIGAGVGLIKPESKLYRGIGFSVWGISAIKGLLLSLEHVNYQSSIFATCEALRFPSWAPLDKWIPWYFNATGDCGEIAWQFLSLSMPQWLVIIFAANLVVLSVVVIAQLSRGEDRQAKEALSNNF; encoded by the coding sequence ATGAACTTCCTTGCTTCGTTAAAATCGTTTTCTCGTTCGCGCTTATCCTGGTTGTTATTACTGTTTTGGGTTCTGTTTTTCCTTGGGTGTGCATTTAGCTTTCAGCATCTGATGTTGTTAGCTCCTTGCGTGATGTGCATTTATGAACGTGTTGCTATGATTGGAATAGGCATTGGCGCCGGAGTTGGGTTAATAAAACCAGAAAGCAAACTATACCGTGGGATAGGCTTTTCTGTCTGGGGAATATCGGCGATTAAGGGATTATTACTTTCTCTGGAGCATGTAAATTATCAAAGTTCAATCTTCGCTACCTGCGAAGCTCTACGCTTCCCAAGCTGGGCTCCTCTGGATAAGTGGATTCCCTGGTATTTTAATGCAACCGGTGATTGCGGCGAAATTGCGTGGCAGTTTCTTTCGCTCTCGATGCCTCAGTGGTTAGTTATTATTTTCGCTGCAAACCTTGTCGTACTATCAGTGGTAGTGATTGCTCAGTTATCTAGAGGTGAAGATAGGCAGGCCAAAGAGGCATTGTCAAATAATTTTTGA
- a CDS encoding thiol:disulfide interchange protein DsbA/DsbL gives MNKIIALATSLLLSISSYAAQFAEGTHYKELDTPASVKPVVTEFFSFYCPHCYHFEPVMDQVQKQLPEGKQFKKAHVSFMGGSMGKSMAKAYATMIALDIEGKMLPVMFRQIHELKQPPRNDKELRQIFIDNGVEAEKYDATFNSFAVDSMQKRFDNEFDQAGLRGVPAVIVNNKYLLTPDKSISSVDEYMELVNYF, from the coding sequence ATGAATAAAATTATTGCACTAGCTACCTCCTTACTATTAAGCATCAGCTCCTATGCAGCCCAGTTTGCAGAAGGAACACACTACAAAGAACTTGATACTCCAGCTTCCGTTAAACCTGTTGTAACCGAGTTCTTCTCCTTTTATTGCCCTCATTGCTATCACTTTGAGCCGGTGATGGACCAGGTTCAAAAGCAACTGCCTGAAGGAAAGCAATTTAAAAAGGCACATGTGTCGTTTATGGGTGGAAGCATGGGAAAATCAATGGCTAAAGCCTATGCCACTATGATCGCTTTAGATATTGAAGGAAAGATGCTGCCTGTTATGTTTCGCCAAATTCATGAGTTAAAACAGCCTCCGCGTAACGATAAGGAACTACGTCAGATATTTATCGACAATGGTGTAGAAGCGGAGAAATATGATGCGACTTTTAACAGCTTTGCTGTTGATTCTATGCAGAAACGATTTGATAACGAGTTTGATCAGGCGGGGCTGCGGGGGGTGCCGGCCGTTATTGTCAACAACAAATATCTTCTCACCCCGGATAAAAGCATAAGCTCAGTCGATGAGTATATGGAACTGGTGAACTACTTTTAA